The Vibrio sp. B1FLJ16 DNA segment ACGACCAATACCATCTTTGTGTGCTTCTTGAACGCTGTTCATATATGAAAGACGTCAAGATACTCCTACCTAAAGCCCGCTCTGCTATCGCTAAAGAACAGCATCCAAGTATTCTCCGTAGCCAAATTCATATGTTCCAGAGTTTTGAGGTACGTATTCAAGAATCTCAGAAAGAAATTGCCCAGATAAGAGAACACCTTGTTGGCCAAAAAACCATTGCCGCAGCAGAGATTTCCACACATTTTGACCACTATTTTAAATTGCACGAATTGCTACCGAATTCAGCCAGAATTTGCCTGGCAATCATTAAACTGGCATCAATACGCCCATTTAACTACCAGGGTAACTATCACATTCTGAGTAAAATTGAAGCATGTCATAAGGTTATGGAAAGTTTATGCAGTAAAGAGCAACTTGGGGATATGGAGTATCACTCCATGTACGACAAGGCAAAAAGCAATATCAGGAAGGTGATCTAACTGGGCTAAATCCTTTTAACGCAGTTAGAGTTTCTACTAGATATACCCAAGTTCTTCATGATACTTGGGTATAGTAGTTAACTTAATTTAACTTAAAGAATCGAATTTGATCCGATAAGTTGATGGACATTTTCGCCAGCTCGTCCGCAGCCTGATTCGTGTCTTGAATCATGTGCACAGTTTGATCGACTTTTTCTCTTACTGAAACAACGCTTTGGTTGATCATTTCGGCCGTTGCGCTCTGTTCTTCTGTCGCTGCTGCAATTTGCGTATTTAGATCATTGGTCGAATCAATATTTGTTGAGATACTAATGAAAGCGCCATTTGCCGATTCTGCTTGTTTCACAGTCTCTTCCAGCATTAACTGGCCAGCGTCAATCGATTCAACGACCTGAGACGTATTCTGTTGCAATGTCGTAATACGATCACCAATCTGCTCAACCGCTTTTTGTGTTTGCTGAGCTAGCTGTCTGACTTCATCAGCTACAACAGCAAATCCACGACCTTGATCTCCTGCCCTAGCCGCTTCAATAGCTGCATTTAATGCGAGTAAGTTAGTTTGCTCTGCAATACTCTGAATAACAGAAGTTATGTCTGCCACTTCAGCGGTACCGTTAGTCAGTGTTGCAACTTCTTGGCTAATTGAGCCCATTTGACTCGCAAGCCCGCCCACTTTATCCATTGTTGTGCCCATCATGCTCTGCCCCTGGTCAGAAGCTTCTGATGCAAGTTCAGACTCTCTGGAAGCGTTGTTCGCATTTTGAGAAACTTCAGCAATAGCTACCGTCATTTGGTTAACTGCTGTCGCCACCTGGTCAGTTTCCATTTGCTGAGCTTGTGCACTGGTTAAAATTTCAGCATTAATCGCAGAAAGCTCTTCTGATGACGAAGCAAGTAAGTCACTACATGAAATAACTTCCGAAACCGTCTGGCACAATTGCTTCTCCATGTTGTTCATGGCATGTAGCATACTAGCTAGTTCATCATTGCCTTCAACCTTCTCTGGCGCATTACTCAGTTCACCTCTGCTAAGTCTCTCTGCCATCAATTGGGCTTTGTGTACGTTTTCAGTGACATTTTTAGCAACAAACCAACACAATATACAAACAGCAGGTAAACCAAGAACAAGGGCGAGCACAACATTCATCGTCGATTGCTCAGTCAAGTGCTGAACTTCATCTTTGACCACTTCTTGTTCACTGATCGTGTCTGCTACCATAGTAACTAACTGCTCAGTTAATTTTCTACCAGTAACACCTAACTGCGACCAGATTTCGTTCCTTTCGCTGATAGTATGCTCTACTTGCTCTAAAGAAGTGATCAGTGATTGAACAGACTTTTCTAATTGTTGCTTTTGAACAATAGGTAAATTACGCAATTTATCATTAAATGACTTTAACTCGGAAACAGATTCAGAATAAGCTTCTGATTTATTCGTAATTAAGTAGTTAGCTGTTTGAGCCGTTATCCCTTCAAATTCGAGAAGAAGTGCATACAACTGGTCAGAGATACTTTTTACATCCTCGTACTGCGAAGCGAGATTCCGCAGAGCCGCTTCGATTTGATCATGATTGACTTGCAACTCCTTACCGAACTTTGAGCGTTGTTCCATTACCTTCGCCACATGAGCCAAACCACTTATGTATTGCTTCAAGTCTTCACTTACGATCTTAAAATCGTCACTCTGTTTGCTATTTTCTAGTGCATATAGATGTGCACTTTTTTGTGCTCTATCTAAGAACTGCATTGAACGGTCATAAAAGTATTCTTCTTGTGAAGAACGAAAACTTAAGGAATTGATGCGAGCTCGTAACAAATCAGAACGGATGTCAGTGGCATCGATAGCTCGAGTATTAATTTCTTCAAATGATAAGAAATTAGCGTTTATGTTTTTGGTAGTCAGTACTCCAACTAATGAGACTGCTGACAAAACAACAATGGCAGCACCTAAAACTAAGAAAAATTTGTGTCGTATTTTATTTATTTTGTTTAGCATTACGCTAACTCCGATAGTAGCAGACCGCAAATTTTACAAATTAGCGTTAAAGAGCACAAATCAAAGTCAAACACAGATACGCATATAAGTCATTGTAAATAAACAAATTAAATGCCAAGTAAGATTATTCCCACACTAAATAGAGAGCCGGATTTCAAATCTAGAGTTAGATACTTATCGCTCTCTCCCTATCAAAATAAAAAGCAAAAATAGATGCGAATTTCACTTTTTGAAACTCTCATTTTCCTTCATTTTATACGGATATTTCCTACAATATCATCTCAATCCGACAAGGTTGTATCCGGAAAAACAATATACCCAAATAACCTCACAGCGAGAATGACTTAGCTTACAGGTGAGGCAACGATTTGAAGATCTAGTGGTTCTACATCAAAAACCGTTAACAAAGGCTGTGAGCTAAGGAAACTCACCCTTTGGGAGCGTGTCACTGACACATTTTCAGCGTCAAATAACTTGTAAATAGCTTGTATTCAACTGCGTTATTTTCCTCGAACTTGAACCAGTAACAACGCTCTGAATCCTGCATCTTGAAGTCATTTGTGTATAAACTCTATGTATAAAATGAGGTCCATGTGAAAAACGTTCTTATTATTGATGCACAACCGCTTTACAGTGAAGCACTTGCTGCGCTCGTAAACGATGTGACAGATACTGCTGACGTAAAACAATCAACTAGCAGTTCTGAAATAATGGAGTTAGTTCGTAATCAAAGGATTGATTTGATTATTTTAGATGTTGTAATCGGCGATCGAGATGGTATGCGTTTAGCGAAAAACGTCTTGGCAAGTGGATACCATGGGAAAATCCTTTTTATCTCTTCGAAAGACTACTCTAGCTTGTCTAAAGCAGCATACGAACTTGGTGCAAATGGCTTTTTGCACAAAAATGAGAGTAAGCAAACCATTAAGGACGCGATTATCAGTGTTTCTCGTGGTTACTCTATGTTTAAACTTAAACACACGCAGTTTTCAAGCAACCTTGCGTTGTCAAAACGCGAAGCGATGGTATTCCACTATTTAGCTCAGGGTTATTCAAATAAACGAATCTCAGAGCAATTGTCACTCAGTGCGAAAACCATCAGTACTTATAAAACGAGAATTCTGAAAAAGTATCATGCTACGTCGCTGATCGAGCTACTGAATACCATTCCTGAATCAGAGGGCGTACAAACTAGCTTTTAGTCGTCATATATCTAGCGATTGCGTCAGTTAATATCTGATGCATCGCATCATGGCGATTAATTTGCTTCATTTGTGCCACGACCTTTGGCCAGCCATTCGCGAAATGGGATTCAGGGATCGGTATAAAGCGAAACCCTTCTATCGGAGCCTGAAAGTTATGAAGTATTCCTGCAAACCCAGTTTCTTTTACAAATTTTAGTAAAGCGTTAACATTGTCCAATGTGACGATTCGATTGACAGTTAAACCTTGATCTTCCAATGCTCGTTTAGCAAGTTGCTCGCGCTCTTTCCATCCAATCAATCCAAACATAGCTATAGGTAATACAGCCGCTTGTTCAAGGGTGGTAATACCTGACTCTTCCGTCACCACAACAATCGTAGGCGCATATCCTACAAAACGTTGGTAAATGGATTTTGGTAACTCATCGTTAAAGTAATGTAGTTGAACATCAACTTTGCCGAACAGTATATCTTCAACGGTATGCTCATTGTTAGTGGTGATCGTAATATGCGCTTTGGGAAATGTTTCCATCAGTTCCATCGCTAACAGATGGCCAAATGAATATTGAGCGACTTGAGGCAAAGAGATTGTGATATCCTTCTCGTAGTTTTCTGGTTTAAACTCTGAACTCACTAAGCATCTATCTAACTGCTCAAGTGCATCTTCGATTTTAGGTAACTGCCGTACGAGGAACTGTGTCGGTTCCAGATGATGAGGATGACGTATAAACAGTTCGTCATTAAGCTGGGCGCGTAAACGAGCAAGATACTTACTGATTGACGCTTCACTTTTCCCTAACGCTTTGGCAACAGGCTTTAACTGGCGATGCTTTTCTAACAAAACGAGTATTTTTAACAGATTAAGATCGAGTTCTTTGTTCACAACAAGGCACCATTGACATTTGGCATTTTCAAGAAAAAAATAAGGCAGCCACTGCTGGGAATCAGTGGCTGCCTTATATAAAAGACTAAATTTACCGTATGGTCAAATTTATCAAATCGTTATGTCACAATCCTGACAAGACACGCTCAACCACCCTGCCTGAGTGACTGACTCGATTGAATCAATCTCGTTTTTTCTTCATTTCGTACAGCTCCTCATCTGCCCTGATGATCACATCCTCAAGAGACTCATGTTCTTCTGATGTAGCCAGACCGATGCAGACACTAATTTCTATATCCAGTGTTTTCAGACGATTGTCCTTTACCACGCCCTGAAGTTTATCCGATAAGACTGAGGCTTGGCTGAGGCTACAGCTAGGTAAAATAGCCAAGAACTCATCCCCTCCTGTACGGACTAAATAGTCGCTATTGCGAAAGACTTTCTGCATGGATTCAGCGATGATTGCTATCGCATCATCACCGACATGATGACCGTACTTGTCATTAATTCTTTTAATTCGATTACCGTCAATCGCCATCACAGTGTATGGTGCCTTATTGAGACGCACATTAAATGCGTCATCTTTAAAGAGCCTTCGGTTGTACAAGCCCGTCAGTTCGTCTTTTGTTACGTCCGTTAAAGCATTATCAAGTAAAAGTTTGCCTTCTTGTGCTTCAGAGAACTTTGAGAAATACATCATGCATAGCACGAAGAAAAGCGGCCAAAGAGCAAAATAATCAACGAATACCTTAGACATTGGATACTTATAAACCAAAACATTAAAATTATCGATTACAAAACTCTTAGAAAAATACAATTCAGGAAAAGGATAGCCTGGGTAATAAATCACTATATTGCGGTTGCCATCACTTAAACTTGTTTTTATTGCTTTCCCATGATCATAAAAACGTTCATTATCAATTAGCGCTGCATATTCGCCAACTATCTTATTATCCAGATAAACTGGTGCCATTAGGCTTATAGTGTTCTGGCCAGTAATAACACTATCAAAAGGCTTAGAAACCAAAATGCGGTCACTAAGTTGCCCCTTCCACGCACTTAATATGCAATAACCATACTCTTGGCAGAGTTCTAAACTAAATCCAATGTTCTTGTCATCAATCCCTTCGACATGACGTTCCAGAATAAACTTGTTATCGGTAAATGAACGGAAATAGAAGAAATATAAAGGCTTCTCAAACGTATGAAATAAATAAACTTCAGCGTCGTGAAGCACCTTACGTGCAACTGCTTCGACAAAGTCTAATTTGGCACCGGGCTCTTCAGAGATAATCATATCATCAAAACTCAGCTCTGTTGCTGACTCTACCTCTTCCGCACTTAACAGCCGATGGTTTTCTAGTTCTGACTCAGTCAACATACTAAACAGAATAATACGTTGCCTTATATTTTTCAGCGTCTCAACGTAACTGCTAAACTGCTTCTCCCTATAGCTAGTTACACTCATCGTAATGCCCACCAAGGTAGTGACGAACAGCAATGTAGCGGTTATAAGTGCTAATGTAATATTCTTATATTTTAATGTCATACTGCGTCCTTGATATCTCCCGCGACTCTTGTTAATTCCACGATATTGCTAACATTAAATTTGTCTAACACACGGCGTTTATACGTGCTTACTGTTTTGTCGCTGATAGATAATACTTCGGCGATATCTCGGTTTGATTTACCTTGCAGTAAGTATTTCATCACCGCGCTTTCTCGGCTTGATAGCTGTGGTGCTTCTTTTACTTCGACCGTCGCCTGCTTGAATTTAAAGAACGAGTAGCCTTTTGATACTGCCTCAATCGCGTCTTTAAGAATCTCGTGATTCTCTGACTTACAAACGTAGCCGTCTGCACCAGATCGGAACGCCATCTGGCTGTACATTTGGCTGGTTTCTGCAGAGAAAAAGATCACTTTCCCTTCGTAACCGTGAGATTTGATACGCTTATAGAAATCAAAACCATCACAGTCAGACAGGTTAACATCCAGGATTAACAACTCAATGTCATTCTCTTTTATCATTGATAGTGCAGACTTGGACGAGGTTGCTGTAGACACTTGGTTTGCAACACCTAAGTCTTCTAACAAGTATTTAATCGCAACACAGACAAGCGGGTGATCATCAAAGATCAAACAATTTAAAGTATTCATTTTTAGTTCAGTACGGTTATTGCTTCTAAGGGCATTGGTTTGTTGATGTAAAAACCTTGGCAAAGGTCAATTCCATATTCGCGCATGACTTTCATGGTTGCTTCATCTTCAACACCTTCAGCCACTACAGGAATATTTAAGCTTTTTGCGAGCGCACGTATCGCCGCAACGATATTGCGCTTTTTAGGGTCACTTTCGATCCCATAAACAAAAGCGCGATCAATTTTCAGCTCGTTAAACGGCAATTGAGCTAACTTCTCAAACGTCGATGAGCCGGTACCAAAATCATCGATTGAAACAGTCACCCCGTTCATTCGTAATTTCAGCAGGTTTTTATAGAGTGACGCACTGGCCTGAAACGTGTCGCGCTCAGTGATCTCTATAGTTAATTGCTCTGGATTAATGTCATGTTCATGACATTGTTGCAGAACGTAGCTTGCAAAGTTACGGTCTTCTAAATTCGCCTGTTCAGCATTTATAGAGACTTTTTTTGTGATGCCATGACTTTTGATATCACAGATAACGTTGCTCAATACCGCTTCAAAAAGTTCTTTCGATAAGTCACATCGTTCTACGATAGACAAAAAGTGATACGGAGACAGAACACCATAGATCGGGTGGTACCATCTCGCCAGTGCCTCATAACCCAGCACTTCGCCGGTTTTCGTATCGATCAGCGGTTGGTAATAATTTTTTACCAGCCCTTCACCCAGTGAGAAAAGAAACTCCTGATCTTCTACCATTATTGAAGACGAGTCCGCCGCTTTCTGTTGGTGCTCTTTCTGCATATTCTGAATGATGTCTGCAACTTCAGTTTGGTCATAAGGCTTTTGTAGCTTACCTACTACCTCAAAACTAAAATCGGCACACATCGCCTGCAATGCAGAGATCATAGTCAGATCCATCGCACTGACTATGACAACTTTACCTTGGTAATTGATGTAATCGAGAAGCTCCATCATGTCGACGCCATCTTTTTCGGGCATCATGATGTCGCAAAAGATCACATCAAACTTTGTGGTTCTGGCACACTGAATCGCCTCTTCCACACAATTAAACGAACTAACGTAAGCATCGTGTTTACGTAATGCATGCGTCAGTAAAGTGGTTTGAAGAGGATGATCATCGATCACCATCGCGTTAAACTGTCTGTTCATTTATCTCTGCCCAGTTCTCTATCTTTTCGATCTCCTTCTCGATACATGTTGCTAATTCCGCTACGTACTTATCCAGTTCAGCAGCAGAGGCTTTCTCAGCCTTAATACACAACTCGACTAACATAGATATACCTATCGCACCCACAGCGCCTTTTATGCCGTGGATTACCTGCTTTTTATCTTTTTCAGTGGAAGCACTGTTTAGCTTTTCGATATCAGTCGCCATAGACTGACTAAACACTTGAGCTATCTCTTTAGCTTCCCTTGGTGGAAACTTCTCTATCCAAGTCGGAGATGAAACCTGTTCGGTTTGACCGATAAACGGAATCAAAACACGTTTCAGTTTATTGAGGTCATAAGGCTTATACAGCACATCATCCATCCCCATCTCTTTTGCTTTCTCGCTCGCAAGACGAGAGTCCTCTGCCGTTACACCAATAACCGGAATTGCTTTATGCTTCTGTGAAGACTTCACATGCTTAACCAGTTCGTAGCCATCCATTTCCGGCATATGGAAATCGGTTAGGAGAACAGCAACGTTCTCATTACGCTGTATGTACTCCCAGGCTTCACAACCGTTATTCACGATCACGGGTTTAATACCAAGCTCGTTCAACTGCATCGTAATGATGCTCTGGTTGATTAAGTTATCTTCTGCGACAACGACAGTGCCATCTATCCAGGACAGGCTTTCAGACACCCGTTCTACTTTGTTTGGCTCTTGCAAGCTTTGATCGAACAACGTCAGCAACATATCCGGATATTGTATTTCGTTACACGACAGACAAACTGGTGCTGCATCTTGTTGACTAAACATAATCCCTTTACAGCGCCCTTCTAGATCAAACTCAGGAACTAAATTTGCCTCGTCAAGTGCTGGTTGAACATCCCATACATCACACCATTGACGAACGTTCAGCGGCAGTTCTTCACTATATGTCCACTTTGAATAGTTCTCACTGGCGTAATCACAATGAGTCACCGGTAATTTAACAACGATTGTTGTGCCCAGTCCGTATTGCGAATCAATCGAAAGCTCACCGCCCATACATTGGATGAGACGGTCAACAATACTCAGCCCTAAACCGGTACCACCAAATTTACGAGTGATGGTGTCATCCGCCTGAACGAACGGGTCCAGAACACCTGCAAGCTGACTTTCTGTCATGCCGATACCAGTATCCGCAACTTTTACCGTCAACATTGCTTTATACACAGTGACACTGATGCCGATTTCACCTTCCGCGGTAAACTTAATCGCATTGGAAAGCAAGTTAGTGACAATCTGAATCAAACGCAGTGAATCAACTTCTACCAAACGCTCCGCAAATGGCTTGATAACGACTTTGTAATCTAAACCTTTATCCAGGGCTTTAGGTTCGAAGCTACGCAGAACATCACAAAGCGTTACAATCAGATCAGTTTTTACTGGTACAACCGTCAACTGTCCTGCTTCCAGTTTTGAGTAATCCAGCACTTCATCGACAAGTACATTCAGGTGATTGAGCGAGCGCATCGCCTGAGTGATTAGCTCTCTGTTCGACGCGTCGTCAACCTGTCGTTCCAACAAATCAAGAATGCTGTGGGCAGCAGCCAAAGGCGTTCTTAATTCATGACTCATCGTTGCTAAGAAATTTTCGCGAGCACGTACCGCCGTTTGTGCCTTTTCCTGCGCATCAATCAGAGCCTGTTCACGCTCTTTTTGCGTTGTAATATCCTGAATCAGCGTCAATACAAGCTTTTTCTTACCGCTAGGAGACGAAATTGTCTTACGTTCACGGTAAACATGGTTTATACCCAAGCCACAACCTGAAGACGCAACCTCTTCTGCTATCCTCTTGCCTTCAAAGACTTTGATTAGCTCACTTTTATTCTCAACAAGGCGCGAATTAGTTGAACAATTTTTCAGGCTACACTCTTTGCACTGACCATGCTGGTATCGTGCGCAGTTACTCATCTCCAGGCTATTGTTCTCATCGTGGATAAATACCAGGCTGTTAATTTCCTGAATAATATCCATGAGCCACTTCTTCTCTTTTTCTTCGTTGTTGGCATTTAATTCTGCCAAATTCACCTTCAGTTTGAGGTGACTGAGAACGAAGTAAACTACAACGAGCAATAGCGCAAATGCGAGAGCAGCAAGCAAGAAAACGCGAGCCATATGTTCGTCATCGTAGCCATACACAAGATTGAAGTTTTGATATGAACGAAGCAGTTTGTCGATTTCGTTCGAATCAATCGTCTCAATGACGCTGTCGAGCATATTTTTTAGTTGTGTGTCATGGTTCGACACCGCAAAAGCAATCGAAAGTTTCAGCGTATCGTGGTGGTTAATAGTAAGGCCGTCTACCTGATCTTGTGCAATCAGACTATGAATAACGTCATCAGGAACGTAAGCAATATCCAACTTGCCTGACTTCAGGTCCGACAATAGCTGTCTCACGTCATCGTATCGGGTAAAGCGATCATGTTGCCATGAGTTTAAATGTACTAATCCTTGCTTTTTAAAACTGATCAATAAGCCCAGTTTCGAACGGTTAGTCGCATCAACTTCGTGCTCCTTGGTACGGATAGAGACGAACTTGTTGTGCATAAAGGGTTTAGTTACTAACCAGTCTGACGCGGGAACTTCATCAACATAAGCCACGGGAACCAGATCCGAGTTAAATGCCGTAAGGCCACTGCTTAAGCTTGCGTTAGGCTTAACAAAGTCAAATTTCAATCCCGTACGTGACTGGATTAACTCCATAAAATCCGGGAGAAAACCATCTAAATGACCAGACTGCTCATTCTTGTATAAAAACGGATACGAATCTTCACTGCTGCTGTAAGTAATCTTGCGGTCATTGCCGACTTTACGACGGTACTCCACCAGTAATTTATCGTTGATGTGGTAAGGATTACTCGAAGCGACAGAGCGAATGTTTTTGCCGCTCTTTTCCCAGTTGAGGATCTTGTTAATTTGATTAACCAGTTCCTGATTACCAAGCCCTGTAATGAAACTTACCTTCTCATCAGGAAGCCAGTCAGGTACATCAATTGCCCCTTTAACAATATTTTGCTCATCAAGGTACTGAGTAATAGCGACATAGGTCGAAATCAGCGCATTTGCACGGCCACTGCGAACGTATTCGAACGCTTCTAAGTTACTTTTAACCGGAACAATATTCGTGAAGCCCTGCTTTTTAAGGCTTTCACAATAGGCTGTGCCCTTTACACAGACCCATTTAATGCGTCTTTGATCGCGCTCTTTTTGCTTGGTGTCTTCGTACCACACCGCAATCGTGCTTG contains these protein-coding regions:
- a CDS encoding methyl-accepting chemotaxis protein yields the protein MLNKINKIRHKFFLVLGAAIVVLSAVSLVGVLTTKNINANFLSFEEINTRAIDATDIRSDLLRARINSLSFRSSQEEYFYDRSMQFLDRAQKSAHLYALENSKQSDDFKIVSEDLKQYISGLAHVAKVMEQRSKFGKELQVNHDQIEAALRNLASQYEDVKSISDQLYALLLEFEGITAQTANYLITNKSEAYSESVSELKSFNDKLRNLPIVQKQQLEKSVQSLITSLEQVEHTISERNEIWSQLGVTGRKLTEQLVTMVADTISEQEVVKDEVQHLTEQSTMNVVLALVLGLPAVCILCWFVAKNVTENVHKAQLMAERLSRGELSNAPEKVEGNDELASMLHAMNNMEKQLCQTVSEVISCSDLLASSSEELSAINAEILTSAQAQQMETDQVATAVNQMTVAIAEVSQNANNASRESELASEASDQGQSMMGTTMDKVGGLASQMGSISQEVATLTNGTAEVADITSVIQSIAEQTNLLALNAAIEAARAGDQGRGFAVVADEVRQLAQQTQKAVEQIGDRITTLQQNTSQVVESIDAGQLMLEETVKQAESANGAFISISTNIDSTNDLNTQIAAATEEQSATAEMINQSVVSVREKVDQTVHMIQDTNQAADELAKMSINLSDQIRFFKLN
- a CDS encoding response regulator transcription factor, producing MKNVLIIDAQPLYSEALAALVNDVTDTADVKQSTSSSEIMELVRNQRIDLIILDVVIGDRDGMRLAKNVLASGYHGKILFISSKDYSSLSKAAYELGANGFLHKNESKQTIKDAIISVSRGYSMFKLKHTQFSSNLALSKREAMVFHYLAQGYSNKRISEQLSLSAKTISTYKTRILKKYHATSLIELLNTIPESEGVQTSF
- a CDS encoding LysR family transcriptional regulator, with product MNKELDLNLLKILVLLEKHRQLKPVAKALGKSEASISKYLARLRAQLNDELFIRHPHHLEPTQFLVRQLPKIEDALEQLDRCLVSSEFKPENYEKDITISLPQVAQYSFGHLLAMELMETFPKAHITITTNNEHTVEDILFGKVDVQLHYFNDELPKSIYQRFVGYAPTIVVVTEESGITTLEQAAVLPIAMFGLIGWKEREQLAKRALEDQGLTVNRIVTLDNVNALLKFVKETGFAGILHNFQAPIEGFRFIPIPESHFANGWPKVVAQMKQINRHDAMHQILTDAIARYMTTKS
- a CDS encoding GGDEF domain-containing protein; protein product: MTLKYKNITLALITATLLFVTTLVGITMSVTSYREKQFSSYVETLKNIRQRIILFSMLTESELENHRLLSAEEVESATELSFDDMIISEEPGAKLDFVEAVARKVLHDAEVYLFHTFEKPLYFFYFRSFTDNKFILERHVEGIDDKNIGFSLELCQEYGYCILSAWKGQLSDRILVSKPFDSVITGQNTISLMAPVYLDNKIVGEYAALIDNERFYDHGKAIKTSLSDGNRNIVIYYPGYPFPELYFSKSFVIDNFNVLVYKYPMSKVFVDYFALWPLFFVLCMMYFSKFSEAQEGKLLLDNALTDVTKDELTGLYNRRLFKDDAFNVRLNKAPYTVMAIDGNRIKRINDKYGHHVGDDAIAIIAESMQKVFRNSDYLVRTGGDEFLAILPSCSLSQASVLSDKLQGVVKDNRLKTLDIEISVCIGLATSEEHESLEDVIIRADEELYEMKKKRD
- a CDS encoding response regulator transcription factor codes for the protein MNTLNCLIFDDHPLVCVAIKYLLEDLGVANQVSTATSSKSALSMIKENDIELLILDVNLSDCDGFDFYKRIKSHGYEGKVIFFSAETSQMYSQMAFRSGADGYVCKSENHEILKDAIEAVSKGYSFFKFKQATVEVKEAPQLSSRESAVMKYLLQGKSNRDIAEVLSISDKTVSTYKRRVLDKFNVSNIVELTRVAGDIKDAV
- a CDS encoding EAL domain-containing response regulator, whose product is MNRQFNAMVIDDHPLQTTLLTHALRKHDAYVSSFNCVEEAIQCARTTKFDVIFCDIMMPEKDGVDMMELLDYINYQGKVVIVSAMDLTMISALQAMCADFSFEVVGKLQKPYDQTEVADIIQNMQKEHQQKAADSSSIMVEDQEFLFSLGEGLVKNYYQPLIDTKTGEVLGYEALARWYHPIYGVLSPYHFLSIVERCDLSKELFEAVLSNVICDIKSHGITKKVSINAEQANLEDRNFASYVLQQCHEHDINPEQLTIEITERDTFQASASLYKNLLKLRMNGVTVSIDDFGTGSSTFEKLAQLPFNELKIDRAFVYGIESDPKKRNIVAAIRALAKSLNIPVVAEGVEDEATMKVMREYGIDLCQGFYINKPMPLEAITVLN
- a CDS encoding transporter substrate-binding domain-containing protein → MFSILRKAFLLTVTFISVLVSFHASAVSANEEQRDTVTVGVITQRESADSIVDSIGPFYGINLDYLSNIAKVLNLRVKLRPYNEILPLLADVESGVIDGAVGFSKTPDREARFLFSQPFFSSTIAVWYEDTKQKERDQRRIKWVCVKGTAYCESLKKQGFTNIVPVKSNLEAFEYVRSGRANALISTYVAITQYLDEQNIVKGAIDVPDWLPDEKVSFITGLGNQELVNQINKILNWEKSGKNIRSVASSNPYHINDKLLVEYRRKVGNDRKITYSSSEDSYPFLYKNEQSGHLDGFLPDFMELIQSRTGLKFDFVKPNASLSSGLTAFNSDLVPVAYVDEVPASDWLVTKPFMHNKFVSIRTKEHEVDATNRSKLGLLISFKKQGLVHLNSWQHDRFTRYDDVRQLLSDLKSGKLDIAYVPDDVIHSLIAQDQVDGLTINHHDTLKLSIAFAVSNHDTQLKNMLDSVIETIDSNEIDKLLRSYQNFNLVYGYDDEHMARVFLLAALAFALLLVVVYFVLSHLKLKVNLAELNANNEEKEKKWLMDIIQEINSLVFIHDENNSLEMSNCARYQHGQCKECSLKNCSTNSRLVENKSELIKVFEGKRIAEEVASSGCGLGINHVYRERKTISSPSGKKKLVLTLIQDITTQKEREQALIDAQEKAQTAVRARENFLATMSHELRTPLAAAHSILDLLERQVDDASNRELITQAMRSLNHLNVLVDEVLDYSKLEAGQLTVVPVKTDLIVTLCDVLRSFEPKALDKGLDYKVVIKPFAERLVEVDSLRLIQIVTNLLSNAIKFTAEGEIGISVTVYKAMLTVKVADTGIGMTESQLAGVLDPFVQADDTITRKFGGTGLGLSIVDRLIQCMGGELSIDSQYGLGTTIVVKLPVTHCDYASENYSKWTYSEELPLNVRQWCDVWDVQPALDEANLVPEFDLEGRCKGIMFSQQDAAPVCLSCNEIQYPDMLLTLFDQSLQEPNKVERVSESLSWIDGTVVVAEDNLINQSIITMQLNELGIKPVIVNNGCEAWEYIQRNENVAVLLTDFHMPEMDGYELVKHVKSSQKHKAIPVIGVTAEDSRLASEKAKEMGMDDVLYKPYDLNKLKRVLIPFIGQTEQVSSPTWIEKFPPREAKEIAQVFSQSMATDIEKLNSASTEKDKKQVIHGIKGAVGAIGISMLVELCIKAEKASAAELDKYVAELATCIEKEIEKIENWAEINEQTV